A genomic region of Streptomyces sp. NBC_00247 contains the following coding sequences:
- a CDS encoding NADAR family protein: MEQMDDLVARTQRGKRVKYLLFWGHRPLPDGRLGPSCLSQWWPSEFTVDGVTYPSAEHWMMAGKARLFGDAEAEPAAREARTPAAAKKAGRLVRGFDEEVWARERFGLVVAGSVHKFGQDPGLRAYLLATGDRVLVEASPLDRVWGIGLAKDDERAEDPRRWRGLNLLGFALMEARERLRDGAPVPGTPGPA, encoded by the coding sequence ATGGAACAGATGGACGATCTCGTCGCCCGGACCCAGCGCGGAAAGCGGGTCAAGTACCTCCTGTTCTGGGGGCACCGTCCCCTTCCGGACGGCCGACTGGGCCCGTCCTGCCTCAGCCAGTGGTGGCCGTCGGAGTTCACCGTCGACGGAGTGACGTACCCCTCGGCCGAGCACTGGATGATGGCGGGCAAAGCGCGGCTGTTCGGTGACGCCGAGGCGGAGCCGGCCGCGCGGGAGGCCCGCACACCAGCTGCCGCGAAGAAGGCGGGGCGCCTGGTCCGGGGCTTCGACGAGGAGGTCTGGGCGCGGGAGCGCTTCGGGCTCGTGGTGGCGGGCAGCGTCCACAAGTTCGGCCAGGACCCGGGGCTGCGCGCGTATCTGCTCGCCACCGGAGACCGTGTGCTGGTGGAGGCGAGCCCGCTGGACCGCGTCTGGGGCATCGGGCTGGCGAAGGACGACGAGCGGGCCGAGGACCCCCGGCGGTGGCGCGGGCTGAACCTGCTGGGCTTCGCGCTGATGGAGGCGCGGGAACGGCTCCGTGACGGGGCGCCGGTGCCAGGAACGCCCGGGCCCGCCTGA
- a CDS encoding DUF4190 domain-containing protein, translating to MSENTEPPAGAEPPRDPWAAPDGRVEWGKQGGDVRPPAVHDQPTVIAGPGSESPQQGAWTAPATGGFGPPPAQGGYGPGPSTMPPPPVSPNGPGQQPVGQYGYPAPPQPYPAYTGYDAYGGQGVWAPVPSNGMGVTAMVLGIVSICLFFLWGVVSIVLGVLALVFGILGRKRARRGEANNGGQALAGIITGSVGIFIGAVVIGLIVWSIAVFEGEIEDGGDSYDDPYASSLVIDQD from the coding sequence ATGTCAGAGAACACCGAGCCGCCCGCAGGCGCGGAGCCGCCCCGCGATCCCTGGGCGGCGCCGGACGGCCGGGTCGAGTGGGGCAAGCAGGGCGGAGACGTCCGGCCGCCCGCGGTTCACGACCAGCCGACCGTCATCGCCGGGCCGGGCTCCGAAAGCCCGCAGCAGGGTGCCTGGACGGCCCCGGCCACAGGAGGCTTCGGCCCCCCGCCCGCGCAGGGCGGCTACGGGCCGGGGCCCTCGACGATGCCCCCGCCGCCGGTGTCCCCGAACGGGCCGGGGCAGCAGCCGGTGGGCCAGTACGGTTACCCGGCGCCGCCGCAGCCGTACCCCGCCTACACCGGCTACGACGCGTACGGCGGCCAGGGAGTCTGGGCGCCCGTGCCGTCGAACGGGATGGGCGTCACGGCAATGGTGCTGGGCATCGTCTCGATCTGCCTGTTCTTCCTGTGGGGGGTCGTGAGCATCGTCCTGGGGGTGCTGGCCCTGGTCTTCGGCATCCTGGGCCGCAAGCGCGCGCGACGGGGCGAGGCCAACAACGGCGGCCAGGCGCTCGCCGGCATCATCACCGGGTCGGTCGGCATTTTCATCGGCGCGGTGGTCATCGGACTCATCGTCTGGTCCATCGCCGTGTTCGAAGGCGAGATCGAGGACGGCGGCGATTCGTACGACGACCCGTACGCGTCCTCGCTGGTGATCGACCAGGACTGA